A single genomic interval of Chryseobacterium paludis harbors:
- a CDS encoding KAP family NTPase has translation MEKKNNDSNENKYKFLTNKPLGEDLFKNKSQDKIATVISEKILDEEGFKIIGIDGTWGSGKSNLVQLIEKKVEKTHKFFIYDVWGHQEDEQRKAILVELTEFIKNDKDLLKKNDKKNWDDKLKILLANSKETTTINQPYLSVGFIFSLLSIVYIPTVNVFKDSIKDFFQIESWFWKLVLVAFPIFIVIGIYIYNLIRNWKNKRGFCRSFRYAAEETFQVYTNKQKEETKIETISENQPSVRDFQKWMEEIDEDLNKKIILVFDNFDRLPKKHILNIWSSIHIFFAEKNYKNIKVVLPFDREHIQNAFKELNIDGTDKTFGDDYVNKTFDIVFRVTLPIMSDWKQFFKNQWEKAFINYDTNELRLVIQVYEFLNKRITPREIIAFVNEILTIKLLDENFKERYIAVFVLKKDEILKNPLKAITDLDYLDGLKSIYFNDSDFSKQITAIIYHIAVDDAIELIYTQELKDALNRNDVDTFNSICKSDFADSIFMSAIVDIDILENPIKTLSEIQKDTNIPELQIEQAWKNFYYKVINKNPQTEKLVIEDWQLILITNYNDDKYLKTLLLQYTELITDSNIAAYTSLIDRLIDGVGSDRVLPLLVPKNIQASNFVELVENKGSDYKKYRLSSDGKSIDKYVSELKIDNILELDNTDVLCQDFVLNDYKKHLKINLNTAVDQNDVQKVNDILLKIKETTKNESAALKDLLDDGKIYTFYVGNSSSTLSIINDLIAMRIARGAKFNTSYRTYFTDILNTNDEAKAKEIGGEILNYVSFDELLISSEYFSDSILFKNIILSMFANSSLDKWADIKKLIDNYDKIKSSLKLKDDQLLNELDEWKVENSDLFLGDLSDEFIDDCFNYNDFSISKSFIEKFNREFQSLDNDGYIAVFDSENNIHFKYFDYLGTMSLTQSSLDVFKERFLSKIQEGKDSEHWWKILDKYEANNPNLSIENSLKDIRDQFLNGNIELNLATAQKILPFFIKYDLLDPSTDIFRTIIKNSFLNNNEFLDILLQYTDYLKNLYQATVQGQKDGFRNIINEKRDSNKKLEQLAKQIGIRKPKDK, from the coding sequence TAAACCTTTAGGTGAAGACTTGTTTAAAAATAAATCCCAAGATAAAATAGCAACAGTAATAAGTGAAAAAATTCTCGATGAGGAAGGATTTAAGATTATTGGTATAGATGGAACTTGGGGGTCAGGAAAAAGTAATTTAGTACAATTAATAGAGAAAAAAGTAGAAAAAACTCATAAATTCTTTATCTATGATGTCTGGGGGCATCAGGAAGATGAGCAAAGAAAAGCTATATTAGTAGAACTAACTGAGTTCATTAAAAATGACAAAGATCTTCTTAAAAAGAATGATAAAAAAAATTGGGATGATAAACTAAAGATATTATTGGCTAATTCAAAAGAAACAACTACCATTAATCAGCCGTACCTAAGTGTTGGATTTATTTTTAGCTTGCTATCTATTGTTTATATTCCGACTGTCAATGTATTTAAGGATTCTATTAAAGATTTCTTTCAAATAGAATCATGGTTTTGGAAATTAGTATTGGTAGCTTTTCCAATTTTTATTGTTATTGGTATTTATATTTACAATCTTATTAGAAATTGGAAAAATAAAAGGGGATTTTGTAGGTCATTTCGATATGCCGCTGAAGAAACTTTTCAGGTATATACTAATAAACAGAAAGAAGAAACAAAAATTGAAACAATTTCTGAAAACCAACCATCTGTTAGAGATTTTCAAAAATGGATGGAGGAAATTGACGAAGATTTAAATAAAAAAATAATCTTAGTCTTTGATAATTTTGACAGGTTACCTAAAAAACATATTCTAAATATTTGGTCTTCTATTCATATATTTTTTGCAGAGAAAAATTATAAAAATATTAAGGTGGTATTACCTTTCGATAGAGAGCATATTCAAAATGCTTTTAAGGAATTGAATATCGATGGAACTGATAAAACTTTTGGTGATGATTACGTGAATAAAACTTTTGACATTGTTTTTAGAGTAACACTCCCGATTATGTCTGATTGGAAGCAGTTTTTTAAGAACCAATGGGAGAAAGCTTTTATTAATTATGATACAAATGAATTACGTTTAGTAATACAAGTTTATGAGTTTTTAAATAAAAGAATCACTCCCAGAGAAATTATTGCTTTTGTAAATGAGATTTTAACTATTAAACTTTTGGATGAAAATTTCAAAGAGAGATATATTGCAGTATTTGTTTTAAAAAAAGATGAAATTTTAAAAAATCCCTTAAAGGCCATTACAGATTTAGACTATTTAGATGGTTTAAAATCAATTTACTTTAATGATTCTGATTTTTCAAAGCAAATAACCGCAATCATTTATCATATTGCGGTAGACGATGCAATTGAGCTAATTTATACTCAGGAGTTAAAAGATGCATTAAACAGAAATGATGTGGATACATTTAACTCTATTTGTAAGTCTGATTTTGCAGATTCGATTTTTATGTCAGCAATTGTTGATATTGATATTTTAGAAAATCCAATTAAGACCTTATCTGAAATTCAAAAAGACACCAATATTCCTGAATTACAAATTGAACAAGCTTGGAAAAACTTTTATTATAAAGTTATAAATAAAAATCCTCAGACTGAAAAACTTGTAATTGAAGACTGGCAGCTAATTTTAATTACTAATTATAATGATGATAAATATTTAAAAACTTTATTACTCCAATATACTGAATTAATTACTGATTCTAATATAGCAGCATATACTTCTTTGATTGACCGCTTAATAGATGGTGTAGGAAGTGATAGAGTATTGCCTTTATTGGTTCCTAAAAACATTCAGGCTTCAAATTTTGTTGAGTTAGTGGAAAACAAGGGGAGCGATTATAAGAAATATAGACTAAGCTCAGATGGTAAATCTATTGATAAATATGTCTCTGAATTAAAAATTGATAATATTTTAGAATTAGATAATACTGATGTATTGTGTCAAGATTTTGTTTTAAATGATTATAAGAAACATTTAAAGATAAATTTGAATACTGCTGTAGACCAAAATGATGTTCAGAAAGTAAATGATATACTTTTAAAAATTAAAGAGACTACAAAAAATGAAAGTGCAGCATTAAAGGATTTATTAGATGATGGTAAAATATATACTTTTTATGTTGGTAATAGTTCATCAACACTATCAATTATTAACGACTTAATTGCAATGAGAATTGCGAGAGGGGCAAAATTCAACACTTCTTATAGAACATATTTTACTGATATTTTAAATACTAACGATGAAGCCAAAGCAAAGGAGATTGGAGGTGAAATTCTAAATTATGTTTCATTTGATGAACTTTTAATTAGTTCCGAATATTTTAGTGACTCCATATTATTTAAAAATATTATTTTGAGTATGTTTGCCAATTCATCTTTAGACAAATGGGCAGATATTAAGAAGCTGATTGATAATTATGATAAAATTAAATCTTCGCTAAAACTAAAAGATGACCAGCTACTAAATGAGTTAGATGAATGGAAAGTAGAAAATTCTGATTTATTTTTAGGTGATTTAAGTGATGAATTTATTGATGATTGTTTTAATTATAATGATTTTTCAATATCAAAAAGTTTTATAGAAAAATTTAATCGGGAATTTCAAAGTTTAGATAATGATGGTTATATAGCTGTTTTTGATTCTGAAAATAATATCCACTTTAAATATTTTGATTATTTGGGCACTATGTCTCTAACTCAATCCTCTTTAGATGTATTTAAGGAGCGGTTTTTATCAAAAATTCAAGAGGGTAAAGATAGTGAGCATTGGTGGAAAATATTAGACAAATATGAAGCGAATAACCCTAATTTATCAATCGAAAATAGTTTAAAAGATATTAGAGATCAGTTTTTAAACGGGAATATTGAATTAAATCTTGCTACAGCACAAAAAATTCTACCATTTTTTATTAAGTATGATTTATTAGATCCCTCAACAGATATTTTTAGAACCATTATTAAAAACAGTTTTTTAAATAATAATGAATTTTTAGATATTTTATTACAATATACGGATTATTTGAAGAATTTATATCAAGCAACTGTTCAAGGTCAAAAGGATGGATTCCGAAATATAATTAACGAGAAGAGAGATAGTAATAAAAAATTAGAGCAATTAGCTAAGCAAATTGGAATCAGAAAACCAAAAGATAAGTAA
- a CDS encoding helix-turn-helix domain-containing protein: MDKLSFLEVIAAIAVFISLLLSVFLLTVKTERKLENRLFAAFLIMNAIDISGIFMHLFVDSYNLKAFKISAYLLVMPLFYLYVNAVCYSDFTLKRKHLLHLIPFTVANLMLVPRLYLAEGAAKEAFFTTMWQSPEMFVYQLIGELQFFFYIVAVFIVLKKYKKIYLENYTNPNTLLYQWLFQLTTIFLFIHVCIIFKNIIRYTAYNDLFIWIHIVAGTSFLLAACWFILKALNYPELFRRIDSTLQPTEDFAETLETENKTDETKSIQIEQLKKFMVEKEPFLEPSLTIQELADQVNIPVRELSVLINHHLNQHFFDFVNEYRVKKAMTLLKDPTKKQYTVLEILYEVGFNSKSSFHTSFKKYTNQTPTAFRNS, translated from the coding sequence ATGGACAAATTAAGTTTTCTGGAAGTTATTGCTGCGATAGCGGTTTTTATATCGCTGCTGCTTTCTGTTTTTTTATTAACGGTAAAAACAGAAAGAAAACTGGAAAACAGATTATTTGCAGCGTTCCTTATCATGAATGCCATTGATATCAGCGGAATTTTCATGCACCTTTTTGTGGACAGCTATAATCTGAAAGCTTTCAAAATATCTGCTTACTTATTGGTAATGCCTCTTTTTTATCTTTACGTGAATGCTGTTTGTTATTCTGATTTCACCTTAAAAAGAAAGCATTTACTGCATCTTATTCCTTTTACTGTTGCCAACTTAATGTTGGTTCCAAGACTTTATCTGGCAGAAGGTGCTGCTAAAGAAGCTTTCTTTACCACGATGTGGCAATCTCCTGAAATGTTTGTGTATCAGCTCATCGGGGAACTGCAGTTTTTCTTTTATATCGTTGCCGTATTCATTGTGCTTAAAAAATATAAGAAGATTTATCTTGAAAACTACACGAATCCCAACACCTTGTTATACCAATGGCTGTTTCAGCTTACCACCATTTTCCTATTCATCCATGTATGTATTATTTTTAAAAATATCATACGATATACGGCATACAACGATCTGTTTATCTGGATCCATATTGTAGCGGGAACTTCCTTTTTACTGGCTGCCTGCTGGTTTATATTAAAAGCATTAAATTATCCAGAGCTTTTTCGAAGAATTGATTCTACGTTACAACCGACAGAAGATTTTGCAGAAACATTAGAAACTGAAAATAAAACCGATGAAACAAAAAGCATTCAGATCGAACAGCTTAAAAAATTTATGGTTGAAAAAGAACCTTTCCTGGAACCTTCATTAACGATTCAGGAATTAGCGGACCAGGTGAACATTCCTGTTCGTGAGTTGTCCGTATTGATTAACCATCACCTTAATCAGCACTTTTTTGATTTTGTAAATGAATACCGCGTTAAAAAAGCAATGACCCTTCTGAAAGATCCCACGAAAAAACAATATACGGTGTTAGAAATTTTATATGAAGTGGGTTTTAATTCAAAATCTTCTTTTCATACATCATTTAAAAAATACACGAACCAAACGCCAACAGCATTCAGAAATAGTTGA
- a CDS encoding serine hydrolase domain-containing protein — protein MKYVTLILFFALVGCNSVHPTHQQNIENAITKNALQLLEDKRFHSVSIAVLKDGKSTIKHFGELTIGKGNKPNDSTLYELASVTKTFTGYVAAKAVLDQKIHLEDDIRLYLNEPYPNLEFKGEPIRIKHLITHTSGFPNFPIKSENKKAFFEGLKLIKIETKPGEVYSYSNTAPELTAYILEKVYQKSFEGLVTECILKPNTMNQTKFTLTENDRTRLVKGYNDKNELMPNFNRTLWGGISGLHSTTTDLVKYMKLQLDQSNLIVNESHKKLYKEGSDFWEGYHWYIIENGNEFIYRHHGGIYGMQNWFVIYPKQNIGISILTNTSFNETGEILEKVVDKLYDDIKVN, from the coding sequence ATGAAATATGTAACCCTTATTTTATTTTTTGCCTTAGTTGGGTGTAATAGTGTTCACCCAACCCATCAACAAAATATTGAAAATGCCATTACAAAAAATGCTCTTCAGTTATTAGAAGACAAAAGATTTCATTCTGTTTCCATTGCCGTGCTTAAGGATGGAAAATCTACCATCAAACATTTTGGAGAATTAACAATTGGAAAGGGAAACAAACCCAACGATTCTACCCTTTATGAATTAGCTTCTGTCACTAAAACTTTTACAGGTTATGTAGCCGCTAAAGCCGTACTTGATCAAAAAATACATTTAGAGGATGATATCAGACTCTATCTTAACGAACCATACCCCAATTTAGAGTTCAAAGGTGAGCCTATAAGAATCAAACACCTCATCACCCATACCAGTGGATTTCCTAATTTCCCTATAAAAAGCGAAAATAAGAAGGCTTTTTTTGAAGGATTGAAACTCATCAAAATTGAAACGAAGCCGGGAGAAGTCTATTCTTATTCAAACACGGCTCCGGAGCTGACCGCCTATATCCTTGAAAAAGTGTATCAAAAATCTTTTGAGGGATTGGTCACTGAATGTATTTTGAAGCCCAATACCATGAACCAAACAAAATTTACACTCACTGAAAATGACAGAACAAGATTGGTAAAAGGTTATAACGATAAAAACGAGTTAATGCCTAACTTCAACAGAACTTTATGGGGTGGAATCTCAGGATTGCACTCTACAACAACAGATTTAGTGAAATATATGAAATTGCAGCTTGACCAGTCAAACCTTATTGTCAACGAATCTCATAAAAAATTATACAAAGAAGGTTCTGATTTTTGGGAAGGATATCATTGGTACATCATAGAAAATGGTAATGAATTCATTTACAGACATCACGGTGGTATATACGGAATGCAGAATTGGTTTGTGATTTATCCTAAACAAAATATAGGAATATCCATATTGACCAACACCAGCTTTAATGAAACTGGAGAAATTTTAGAAAAAGTAGTTGATAAGTTGTATGATGACATCAAGGTAAACTAA